The region ACGGGTGCTCGGGGGCCAGGTGACACCGATATGGGAACCGGACGGGACGATCCACCACCAGCACTGGTCGTCGGCGAAGACACAGCCGACGCGGGGCAACGAGTCCATGATCCGCTGCCCGTGCTCACGTGGCGTGCTGACGGCGTCACAACCGAGGCCGGTGGCCAGGCGGGCGGGCAGGACGAGGTGGCCGGAGTGCCCGAAGTGCGCACGTGCGGCCTTGGCCGAGGGGGGCGCGTGGGGCGGCGGGGGTGCGAGGTGGGTGGCGACGGACTGGAGGGGGCGAGACGGGTGGGGCGCGTGTGACCCGAGGGACGGGTGGGCGACCGGGCCACGCGGGCCGAGCGGGCGCGGGTCAGGAGCGGGAGTACGGGGGGTGCGGTGCTGTCGTTCCATACGGTCCATGTGAGGCGATTCCTTCGGCCGAGTGGGGGACGGGCCGGATGCGGTGCGGGGCCGACGGATGCCAGGGGGCGGGCGCGACGACCTGTACGGCGGGAGCAGCGAGGATTGCGTGGGCGGTGGGGTAAGCGGGGGTCGCGTGGAGGGTGGATGGAGTGGGCGGGAGGGCCAGGGCGGGCGCGGAGGCGTGCGCGCCCGCGGGAAGCGAAGCCGGAGCCGAGACAGACCCGACGCCATGGACAGCCGACGCAGGCGGAAGCGCGGCGGGCACGACTGCGGGTCCGGCCGGAGCCGGTGCAGTGGACGGGGCCTCAGCGGGATGAGCGGCCGAGGGAAGCGGGGGCGCGGCCGGCACGGGTGCGGCGACACGGCCAGTCGGCGGTAGCGGCGGCGCAGCTGACAGGGATGCGGCGGCTCCGACCGGCGCTGATGCGATCAGTGCCGCCTCGGTGGCAGTCGCCGTCTCGGCGAGACTCGCGGTGCCGGTGGGAGCAGTCGCCTCGGCGGGAGTTGCCGGTGACGCGGGGGCCGTTGACGTCGTGCTCGGTGGTGACGCCGTGGACGTCTCCGTCAACTCAACTTCTGCCGTGGGGAGTTCTGCCCAGACGATACGGCCGGAGCCGTGCGGGGCGTCGCGGACTCCCCAGTCGCTGCTCAGGACGCCGACCAACAGGAGTCCGCGCCCGCACTGTTCGTCGAAGCCGGGCCGGCGCTGGGCCGGCAGGGTCCCGCCACGGTTCTCGTCCTCGACCTCGACGTGCAGCCGCCCGGCGGCGAGACGCAGTCGGCAGACGATCCGCTCGCTGGCGGTGTGGGTGAGCGCGTTGGTGACGAGTTCGGAGGTGATGAGAAGGGCGTTGTCGGCGGTGTCGGCGTCGACGCGCCAGGCGTCGAGCAGTTCGCGCACCTTCCGGCGGGCCGCGCTCACGGAGGCGGGAGCCGCGGGCAGAACGAACATGTCCGACTGCGGAGAGTGACCGAACGGGTCCGGGAGATCCGGGTTGTCGGGGCGGCCGACACGTCGGCCGCTGGGCATTCGGCCGAGCGGCTGGGGGAGGGAGGGCGGAGCCATCGCCGTTCGCCTTTCGTCTGCCTGCGCACCCTGGCCGGTGCGACACCGCCCCGAGATGACCCGCGAGTAGGTCAACCTGTAGCAAAACAGCGCAGGTTGCGGCCCCTTCTCCCCCAACTGGGCCGTTCGCACTCGTCGTTCACCGTTTCCGGGAAGGTACGAACACTGTGACACCTGACAACAACGGCTCGCAACCAGCAAGTTGAAATTTGCATTTTGTGGGGTGCATGCTGCTTCCGTCGAAAGATGATCGTGACAGACTGCAACCCTGAGCCCGGCCTGAGGGGGTAGGCGTGACCGCGGAGACCGACTGGGGCGGCGCCCCCTCCGTCCTGCGCATGATCCTCGGCAGACAGCTGGAGGAGCTGCGGACGCGCGCCGGTCTCTCCTTCGTGGACGCGGGTGCGGCGATCGGTGTCAGCCACTCCACGATCCGCAGGATGGAAGCGGCCAAGGTGGCCCGCCTGCGCCTGCCGGACGTCGAGAAACTGCTGCAGACGTACGGGGTGACGGACCAGCAGGAGATCGACACGTTCCTGAAGTCGGTCCGCGAGGCCAACAAGCGCGGCTGGTGGCACAACTACCGGGACGTACTGCCCGACTGGTTCGCCGCATATCTGAGCCTGGAGCAGGCGGCGTTGCAGATCCGCGCGTACGAGGCGCAGTTCGTGCCGGGGCTGTTCCAGACGGCGGACTACGCGCGTGCGCTGCTGGGGGCCGGCAATCCGCACGGCTCCTCGGAGGCGACGGACCGGCGCGTGGCGCTGCGTCTGCGCCGCCAGGAACTGCTGACCCGCCCGGCGCCGCCGCGGGTGTGGATCGTGATGGACGAGACCGTGCTGCGGTGGCCGGTCGGCGGTCCGGAGGTGATGCGCGCCCAGATCGATCACCTGATCGAGATGAACGCGCTGCCCCATGTGACCTTGCAGATCATGCCGTTCGGCAACGGCCCGCATCCCGCGATGCGGGCCGGGGCGTTCCATCTCTTCCGGTTCAGGGCACCCGAGTTGCCGGACATCGTCTATCTGAGCGGTCTGGTCGGCGCGGTGTATCTCGACAAGGGCGACGACGTCGTCGTCTATCGCGAGGCCCTGGACCGGCTGGGCGCGCAGTCGGCGCCCGCCAGAAAGACCGAGGCTCTCCTCGGTGCGATTCGCAAGGAGCTCTGACATGCACCACCCCACGCATCCCCACCTGACGAACACCCACTCCAACCACTCCGGCCACTCCCACCCCGTACGCAACGGCATGCCGGCCCGTGAACTCGGTTCCCGGGGCTGGTCCAAGCCGTGGAGCGACGACGCGGGCGGGGCCTGCGTCGAAGTGAAGAAGCTCGCCGACGGCCGGGTCGCCGTCCGCCAGTCGACCGATCCCGACAGCCCCGCCCTGGTCTTCACCCCGCACGAGATGACGAGTTTCCTGGCCGGCGTCAAGGCGGGTGACGCAGACTTCCTGCTCTGAACTGCCTTGTTTCTACTGAGACTTGACTGACCTGACTCAGAACCGGACTCACGAGCTGAAGGGGAGGGCGGCGTGCCCGACAACGGATGGCCTGCCGACCGAATCGACACGGAGAACGCACACTCCGCGCGGATCTACGACTACATCCTCGGCGGTAAGGACTACTACCCCGCCGACAAGGAAGCGGGCGACGCCATGTCGCACGAGTGGCCCGCCCTGCCGATCCACATGAAGGCCAACCGCGACTGGATGAACCGCGCGGTGGCCTACCTCGCCAAGGAAGCGGGCATCCGCCAGTTCCTCGACATAGGCACCGGCATTCCCACCTCCCCCAACCTCCACGAGATCGCCCAGTCGGTGGCTCCCGAGTCCCGGGTCGTCTACGTCGACAACGACCCGATCGTCCTCACCCTCTCCCAGGGCCTGCTGGCCAGCACACCGGAGGGCCGGACGGCGTACATCGAGGCCGACTTCCAGCACCCGGAGGCCATTCTCGACTCCCCCGACTTCCGCGAGACCCTGGATCTCACCAAGCCGGTCGCCCTCACGGTGATCGCGATCGTCCACTTCGTCCTGGACGAGGACGACGCGGTGGGCATCGTCCGCCGCCTCCTCGACCCCCTCCCCTCGGGCAGCTACCTGGCGATGTCCATCGGCACCGCCGAGTTCGCCCCGGAGGAGGTGGGCCGGGTCGCCCGCGAGTACAAGGCCCGCAACATGCCGATGCGCCTGCGCACGTTCCCCGAGGCGGAGCAGTTCTTCGAGGGCCTCGACCTGGTCGAGCCGGGAATCGTCCAGGTCCACAAGTGGCATCCGGACGTGACGAGCGGGGAGGGGATCCGGGACGAGGACATCGCCATGTACGGGGCGGTGGCCCGGAAGCCGTAGCCCGTACGCGTAGGAGCCGCGGGAGCCGGAAGGTTGGCGACACTCCGGCGACCGCGGTCACTCCGACCGCGTTCACTCGGCCCCGGTTCCAGGTCCCGGTACGGGCGTTCACCCTCGGAACCTCGACGATTTGGCGGCACCAGGACACGAAAGGGAACCGGAGGCCCCATTTCCCCTTCCATTCCACCTCCGTACCGGCAATCCTTCTGACACCACCCAGAACCGTCCGAAGGGGATCACACGAGCCGGGGACACGGTTCCAACTGGTTGCTCACTTGACTACCGGGCGTCACATCCGGTTGGCTCCGCCCCAGTGAAAGTCGGACAGTCAGTGCACGTCGACCGGCGATCGCACAGTTTTGCCGTACCCACTCCCCTTCTCGTCCCTCCTCTCCTCGGCCGCGCAGCGAGGTGCCGCACTTCCATGAACACACCCCCCGCCTCTTCCGGTTCCGCACGATCCGTCAGTGCCACGGCCGTTGTCGCCGGCCTGGCCGCCGTCTGTCTCCTCGCGGCCGGCTGTTCGGGCTCCGGCTCCGACGGGTCGAACTCCGGCTCCGGCCAGGGCGCCGCCGGCGCCGGTACCCCCCGGATCAAGGTCGCCCTGATCACCCACGGAGCCAAGGGCGACGCCTTCTGGGAGCGGGTGCAGAAGGGAGCGCAGGCCGCCGCGGCGAAGGACAACGTCGAGCTGACGTACGCGAGCGACCCCGATGCCGCCGCCCAGGCCGATCTGGTGCGCGACGCAGTCAAGAACAAGGTCGACGGGATCGCCGTGACCCTCGCCAAGCCGGACGCGATGAAGAGCGTGGTCTCGCAGGCGAAGGCCGCCGGAATTCCCGTGGTCGGCCTCAACTCGGGTATCGACGCCTGGCGTTCGACGGGTCTGCTGGAGTTCTTCGGGCAGGACGAGAGCACCGCCGGCCGGGCTCTCGGCGACAAGCTGGACGCGCTCAAGGTCAAGCACGCCCTCTGCGTCATCCACGAGCAGGGGAACGTCGGCCTGGAGGCGCGCTGCGCCGGTGTGAAGAAGACCTTCACCGGCGAGACCGAGAACCTGTACGTGAACGGCACCGACACGGACGCGGTGTCCGCGGTCATCGCGGCCCGGCTGAACCAGGACCCGAGCATCGACGAAGTGGTCACACTGGGCGCGCAGTTCGCGCTCTCGGCGGTGAAGTCGGTGGACCAGTCGGACAGCAAGGCGAAGATCGCCACCTTCGACCTCAACAACGACATCGTGGGCGCGATCAAGAGTGGTGCCGTGCAGTTCGCCGTGGACCAGCAGCCGTACCTCCAGGGCTATCTCGCCGTCGACTCGCTCTGGCTGTACAAGTCCAACGGCAACTTCAGCGGCGGCGGATCGGCTCCCGTGCTCACCGGGCCCGCCTTCGTCACCAAGCAGAACATCGCCGACGTCGCCAGGTTCGCGGCCGACGGCACCCGCTGAGCGTCACCCGGTACCCGACTCCCGTCCCCTAGGGCTCCCTATGGCCCCCGTCGGCTCCCTTCAGCGGACGTTCCGCATCCCCTTCCGGCGCGCTCCCGAATCCGTTTGCGCAGCAACCGTCGTACAACGGCTGCGCCAAGCTTTGGGGGCTCACGGTGTGTACGTTCGCTTGTACGGATAGCATCCTGCCGACCCGGGCGTGTTCCGCCACCTGTTCCGTTTCCACTGTCACCCCCCCCATCCGCCACCTGCCACTTGTCACTTCCACTCACCGCTGATCGCCCTAGGACGACGATGCCTCCACGCAAAGGTGCCCGGCGCCGTCTCGGCTCCATACGTCTCTCGCTGATCCTGCTCGCACTGGTTCCCAGCGTCCTCCTCGCCGCGATGTGGGGTGTGACGACGATTCAGATGTTCTCGGAGGGCATGCGACTGCGGAACCAGACAGAACTCAGCGAGGCGACCGGAGCCATGGGCACCGACGCCACGTTCGCGCTGCAGAAGGAGCGCACCCTGTCGGCCGAGTGGCTGGCCTCGCCCAGGGGTGACCGCACCGCCATGGACGCGCAGCGCAAGGCGACGGACGAGGCGGTCGCGAAACTCGTCGGACAGACCAGGGCCGTCCAGGAGGCCCCCGACCGTGTCGGGGAACGGATGTACTCGGTGATCGCGGCGGCGGGCAGCCTGGAGTACTACCGCGGGCAGGTCGACCATCTCACCGACATCTCCCCCCAGCAGGTGCTGGACCAGTACTCGTCGATCATCGGCAACCAGATCCACGCCTTCCAGGAGCTCTCCCAGGTCGACGACGGCGACCTCACCTCGCAGGCCGGCCCACTCGTGTCACTGGAGCAGGCGGCCGAACTGGTCGCCCAGGAGGACTCACAGCTCACTCTGGCCTGGCCCTCGGGGCACTTCGACCAGAAGGAGTGGGAGTCCTACGTCCGGCTGGTCAGCGCCAGGCGCTGGGTCGTCGAGGACCAGCTGATCCAGTCCCTCACCGGCACGGCGAAGACCCGCACCGAGGCGATCCTGGCGGGCCCCGCCTGGCGGACCGTGACCTCCATCGAGGACCAGGTGCTCGCGTCGGGCACGCCCGGCGGCGGCGCCGAACGGAAGATCACCCTGCCCGGCAGGCAGAAGCAGTGGTCGGCCGCGATAGACGAACTGAGCCTCCAGTACGGCTCGCTCATCCACGACGAGACCCGGGGGCTCCTCACCCGCAGCGCCGACGAGGCGAACTCGCTGCTGATCAAGGCCGGCGCGCTGAGCGCCGTCGGACTCGGCGGGCTGGTGCTGTGCGTCGTCCTGTCCTGGCGTATCACCCGGTCCCTGTCCCGTCGGCTGCGCGGGCTGCGTATGGCCACGCTGGGCCTGGCCGAGGAACGGCTGCCGGACGTGCTCGCGCGCCTCAACCGGGGCGAGAAGGTCGACGTCGAGTCGGCCACCCCACCGCTGGACTACGGCCACGACGAACTCGGCCAGGTGGCACACGCGTTCAACGCCGCGCAGCGCACCGCCGTGCACACCGCGGTCGAACTCGCCGACACCCGGCGGGGTTTCCAGAAGGTCATCCTGGGCATCGCGCGGCAGAGCCAGAACCTGGTCAACCTCCAGCTCACCAAGCTGGACGCGCTGGAACGCGCCCACCAGGACCCGGAGATCCTCAAGGGTCTGTACGAACTCGACTCGACGGCGAGCCAGTTGCGCCGCTACGAGGAGAACCTCGTCATCATCAGCGGTGAACGGCCCGGCCGCAGCTGGACCGAGCCGGTCGCGCTGATCGACATTTTGCGCAGCGCCGTCGGTGAGGTCGCCCAGTACCAGCGGGTCGAGGTGCAGACCGAGGAGGACGTGTACCTCGCGCCGCCCGCGGTGGCCGACGTCATCCATCTGCTGGCCGAGCTGATCGACAACGCGACCGCCTACTCCCCCGCGCCCAGCCCGGTGGGCGTACGGGCCGCGATGGTCGCCAAGGGCCTGGCCATCGAGGTCGAGGACCGCGGACTCGGCATGTCCGAGGACGACTACGCGTCTTTCAACGAACACCTGTCCAAGGCCCCGCAGTTCGACGTGGTGGCCCTCGCCGACGACCTGCGGCTCGGCATGTTCGTGATCGCGCGCCTCGCCGTCCGGCACGGCATCCATGTCACGCTGCGCTCGTCGCCGTACGGCGGTACGACGGCGATCGTGCTGATCCCGCACGAGGTGGTCGTACGGGAACTCAGCGCGCCGGACACCGACTTGTCGGTGTCGAAGGAGGCGTCCGCCGAGGTGCCCGGGCCGGCCGTCGCGGATCGCCCGGCACCCGAGCGCGTCCGGGATACGCAGCCCGCCGCGGCCCGCGTCCGGACCGCCGACGCCGGTTCTCCCCGGGCCGGCGTCCTCGTCGGGGCGGACCGCGGAGCGGGTCCGGGCGGTGAGCGCGAGGCAGAACGCGGCGGCCCCGCCCGCAAGGGCGGGCTCACCCCGCTGCCGCGCCGGGTGCCGCAGACCAGTCTGGCCGCCGAACTGTGGGAGGACACCGAACCGGACGCCACGTCCGAGGACGCGCTCGAGGATTTCTCGGCGGAGCGCGCGGCCTCCTCGCTCTCCGGTTTCCAGCGCGGAACCCTCCAGGCCCGTGACGACGACGCCGAAGAGCAGTACGACCATGGGGAGGACAACACTCCTCAGGAACCTGACGCACCGCTCCCCGACGCAGGCACTCCGGTCACCTCGACTCCGCCCGCAGACCGCTGATGAAGGACAGAGAAATGACACGCCCCACCCCCGCCACGCACACCGAGCTCGACCAGTTGCTCACCGGACTCGTGGACCGGGTAGCCGAGGTCAACCACGCCGTCGTGCTTTCCGAGGACGGACTGGTCGTCAGCAGGTCCACGGCGTTCCTGCGGGATGACGCCGAGCGGCTCGCGGCGACCGCGTCCGGGCTGATGAGCCTCAGCAAGGGCGTCAGCATGGACTTCCGGGGCGGCCCGGTGCGTCAGGCGCTGATCGAGATGCGCAACGGCTACCTGATCCTCACGGCGGCCGGCCCGGGTGCCCACCTCGCGGTGCTGACCAGCCAGGGCGCGGACGTCGGCGTGGTGGCGTACCAGATGAACATGCTGGTGAAGAAGATCGGTGAGCACCTCAGCGCGGCCCCGCGTGCCGGGGTCGTCGGCGCGGCCGGCGAGTGAGGTGAACGGAAGCGACGCGGCCGGCCGTCTCGTACGGCCGTTCACGCTCACCGGCGGGCGGACCCGGCCCAGCCGCGCCGACTTCACTCTGATCACATCGGTGACGGCGGTGGAGCCGCAGCCGGACGGGCCCACGCGCCCGCAGCCCGAGCACGCTCGGATCCTGCGGCTGTGCGCGCGGCCCGTCGTGGTGGCGGAACTGGCGGCCCATCTGGACCTGCCGGTGAGTGTGGTCGTCATCATGCTGTGCGACCTGCTGGAGGCCGGCCGGATCACCGCCCGGTCCCCGAGGCAGATCTCGCGCACCACGGACATGGACCTGCTCCAGAAAGTGAGGGACGGCCTTGGCCGGCTCTGACCCGACCCTGAACGGGACCTCGGCCCCCGACACGGTCAAGATCCTCATCGCCGGCGGGTTCGGCGTGGGCAAGACGACGATGGTCGGCTCGGTCAGCGAGATCGTGCCCCTGCGCACCGAGGAACCGCTCACGGCGGCCGGCCTCGGCATCGACGACCTCGACGGCATCGAGCAGAAGAAGGCCACCACCGTGGCCCTCGACTTCGGCCGCATCACCCTCAGCCACGAGCTGATCCTGTACCTCTTCGGTACGCCGGGGCAGCAGCGGTTCTGGTTCATGTGGAACGACCTGTCGATCGGCGCGCTGGGGGCCGTGGTCCTCATCGACGTCCGCCGGCCGGAGTCGAGCTTCGCGGCGATCGACTTCTTCGAGCGCCGGGACATCCCGTTCGTCGTCGGGGTGAACGGCTTCCACGGGGAACATCCGTACGAGCCGGACGAGATCCGGGAGGCGCTGGCGCTGCCGGAGCACACCCCGGTCCTGCTGTGCGACGCCCGGGACCGGGACTCGTGCCGGGACGTGCTGATAGCGCTGATCGACCAGTTGATAGCGTCGGCGACCCCGGGCGGCGGCAACGCGCACACGGCCTGAAGTCACGTGTCAATAAGTCACGTGCCGGTGCGCTTCTGTGGGCAGGCTGTGAGTCCGCTGATTCTCACTCGTCGGCGAGGGGCGTCCGGCAGCGTTCGGTCGAGATCGTGGTGCCGGTGTACAACGAGGCGCACTTCTCCGAACTACCAGGGGTGTCCCGTAATCGGGTGCGGGGACGAGCAGTCCGAGAGGAAGCGCCGGTATAGGGCCGGAGAACGGCTGCAAACGGCGCGGGTGTTAGTTTCCTGCCCGTGTTAAAACACCAGGACGAGACCAGGGCGGCCTACGACGGGGTCGTCGAGCTCTATGCGTCGATGTTCACCAGTCGGTTGGAGACGCGGCCGTTCGCGCGGAACATGATCGGCACCTTCGCCGAGCTCGTGCGTGATACGGGGAACCTGCGGGTAGCCGACGTCGGGTGCGGACCCGGCCATCTGACGTCCATGCTGCACGACTTGGGGTTGGACGCCTTCGGACTCGACCTCTCCCCGGGTATGGTCGCTCACGCTCGGCGGGCCCAGCCGACGCTGCGGTTCGACGAAGCGCGGATGGAGGCTCTGCCGGTCGAGGACGGCGCGCTCGGTGGAGTGCTGGCCCACTACTCGATGATCCATACCCCACCTGGAGAATTGCCCGCGCTGCTCGCCGAGCAGGTGCGTGTCCTGGCACCGGGGGGTCTGCTCCTGGTGTCCTTCTTCGGGACCGAGGGGCCGGAACCGGTCCGCTTCGATCACAAGGTGGCGCCCGCCTATAGCTGGCCGGCGGAGCAGTTTGCCGAGTTGTTGGCCGGAGTCGGGCTCGTCACGGTGGCTCGGTTGCTCCACGACCCAGCGTCCGAGCGGGGCTTCCTCGACACCCACTTGCTGGCCCGCCGCCCGTAGATTTGCCCGTGACTTGGGACGGGGTGGTGTAGATCATCCGCGTGGGTCTGCCGGGCGGCAGTGGTCGGCTTGGGCTTGGTGGCTGCGGTGGGCCGGCGCGTAGGGTGCCAGGATGATCGCGATGCCCGAGGAGTTCGCCCAGAGCACCGTCAGCCGCGAGGGGGAGGCTGGGGCGGTGTGGCTCGCCGAGCTGCCTGGGATCGTGGAGGAGTTGCTGGGGCGCTGGGGGTGCGTGCCGGACGGCGAGGTCATGCACGGGGGCGTCGGTGTCATCGTTCCGGTACGGCGGCGGGCTGAGGGGAGCGCCGTGCTGAAAGTGTCGTTTCCGCATCCCGGCAACGTCCATGAGCCGGATGCGTTCGTTGCGTGGGATGGGTGCGGCGCCGTGCTGCTGCATGAGCGTGACGACGAGCGGTTCGCGATGCTGCTGGAGCGGGTTCAGTCGTCGACTCTGGCGGAGGTCGAGGACGGCGACGAGGTGGTGATGGTCGCCGGGCGGCTCAATCGCCGTTTGGCCATCCCCGCACCGCGCGGCCTGCCCCGGATGCGTGAGCAGGCCCGTGTCTGGGAGGAACACCTGTGCAAGGACGCCGAAGAACTGGCGCATGCACTGCCGCGTCAGGTGCTGGATGCCGCCGTGGCGACCGTTCGGGAGCTGGGTCGGGCCCAGCCGGACACCCTCATCCATGGTGACCTCCATGCCCGGAACATCCTGCGTGCCGGCCGAGAGCCGTGGCTGGTTGTGGACCCCAAGGGGTATGTGGGAGATCCTGCCTACGACGGCGGCACACTGCTGAAGTCCCGTGCGCTGACGCTCCTCGAAGCGGATGACCTGCGCAAGGCTGTCCACCGCGTCCTGGACGTCTTCGCCGAGGCCGCGGAACTCGATCGTGAACGCGTCCAGCGGTGGGCCCAGTTCCATGCCGTCCAGGCTGCGTTCTGGGGCCGCCGCCACGGTTTTCGTATCGCCCGCAGCGGACCACGACTGGACTGGCTCACCGAATTGGCCGACCGCCTGGCGGAGTTGCTCACCGACGGCTCATAATGCGTGAGCGTGCTGGCCGGGTCCGCTGGGCGGCCCCACCTTTACGGTGCCCCCCGTTCAGTGCCGGACGAGACAGAACGGGTGCCCTGCCGGATCCGCGAAGATGCGCCAACTCCGCTGCCCGTCACTCACGTCGAGCAGTTTGGCACCCCGCTTGAGAACGTCTTCCTGAGCTTGTTCCAGGTCCTTGACCTCCAGGTCGAGGTGGAACTGCTGAGGGCGAGCGGAGTCCGGCCAGCGCGGCGGCCGATAGTTGTCCACGCGTTGGAAGGCCAGCACGAACCCGCCGTCGGTGTGGAGGGTGGCCCAGCCCTCCCCGAGCGACCACCGCGGATCCGGCTGGTTCACGACGCCGCCGAGAAGCGACTGGTAGAACCGGGACAGCCCAACGGCATCGGCACAGTCCAACACCACACACTGCAGCTTGGCGATCATGCAGGGCAGCGTCTCACGACGCCTGATCACCATCTACAGCTGGAGTACTACCCGGAGCGAACCGCGAAACTGCCCAGGTAGCGGGCCCGCCCTGAGCCCGATACCGCAGCAAAAGCCGGTCGCGGTGGGGCAGTAGGTCCGGCATCATCCCCGTGTGATTGTGATGCAACCCGTTCTGGAGATCCTCGCTGTAGACGACTTCGCGCTCTGGCCGGTTGGCGAGCACGAGTCGTACGGCTACCTCGTTCTGGACGGGGAGCTGACTCCGGCGGAGGTCGGCACGGCGGTTATGCGGATCGCCGACTGCAACGACTTCGAGCCGGAGGAAGAGCACGGGCCGTGCCCGACCGACCCGCTCGGCACATTCCTGCACGGGCTGCTCACCATGCCGGATCTGTTCGCCGCCGGAGGGTTCCGGGTGACCGACAACGTCACCGGCACCGCCTTCGTCGAGCCGGGCTGCTGCAGCGGCCTGGAGACCTGGCGGGACTGGCTGGAGGTGCTCGACGGCACCGGCTACGCCGGCTTCGGCCACGACCCGTCCTCGGTTGCCGAACGCGTCGGCGGCACCGTCCGACTGACTCTCGACGCCTACGGGGAGGAGAGCAGCCCGGTGATCGAGCTGCCAGTAGACCAGGTACGCACGCTCGTCACCGGTGCCCAGCGGGACTTGCAGGACTTCCTCAGCCTCGCCGGAACCTGGGCCGAACAACACCTGCCGGCAAACGCCGCCGCCGTCACCGCCGCCCTGGCACGGGCACTGGACCTGGGGCCCACACAATGACCAGCTTCCTGACCCACCGAGCGCGCGTGCACGACGCCCGCCTCCCCCTCCGCCGCCGGCACAGCGCGCTGCGGACCTGCATCACCCTCTTCGCGCCATACGGCTTCCGGGCGACCTACCACCACCTCACGCTCAGCGCCGCGATCCCCCGGCGGCTGGAGGCGGATCCGGACGCGCTGGTGCGGGCGGTGGAGGAACTGTATGAGGCGAGGGTGCTGTGGCTCGCGCAGGCGGAGGAGTACGTCGCGCAGCGCCGGGCGGAGAAGTGGGCCGGGCGGAGGGCTGTAGCGAACCCGCGACCGTGGTGGCTGCGGATCAGGTGGGAGGGCCCGGACCGCGCCTGGTACGAAGACCCGTTTCGCCACCCGTCGCTGCGTCTGTCCGAGTACGTCCGGCGACAGAACGCG is a window of Streptomyces sp. B21-083 DNA encoding:
- a CDS encoding ATP-binding protein — encoded protein: MAPPSLPQPLGRMPSGRRVGRPDNPDLPDPFGHSPQSDMFVLPAAPASVSAARRKVRELLDAWRVDADTADNALLITSELVTNALTHTASERIVCRLRLAAGRLHVEVEDENRGGTLPAQRRPGFDEQCGRGLLLVGVLSSDWGVRDAPHGSGRIVWAELPTAEVELTETSTASPPSTTSTAPASPATPAEATAPTGTASLAETATATEAALIASAPVGAAASLSAAPPLPPTGRVAAPVPAAPPLPSAAHPAEAPSTAPAPAGPAVVPAALPPASAVHGVGSVSAPASLPAGAHASAPALALPPTPSTLHATPAYPTAHAILAAPAVQVVAPAPWHPSAPHRIRPVPHSAEGIASHGPYGTTAPHPPYSRS
- a CDS encoding SAM-dependent methyltransferase, which codes for MPDNGWPADRIDTENAHSARIYDYILGGKDYYPADKEAGDAMSHEWPALPIHMKANRDWMNRAVAYLAKEAGIRQFLDIGTGIPTSPNLHEIAQSVAPESRVVYVDNDPIVLTLSQGLLASTPEGRTAYIEADFQHPEAILDSPDFRETLDLTKPVALTVIAIVHFVLDEDDAVGIVRRLLDPLPSGSYLAMSIGTAEFAPEEVGRVAREYKARNMPMRLRTFPEAEQFFEGLDLVEPGIVQVHKWHPDVTSGEGIRDEDIAMYGAVARKP
- a CDS encoding roadblock/LC7 domain-containing protein; the protein is MTRPTPATHTELDQLLTGLVDRVAEVNHAVVLSEDGLVVSRSTAFLRDDAERLAATASGLMSLSKGVSMDFRGGPVRQALIEMRNGYLILTAAGPGAHLAVLTSQGADVGVVAYQMNMLVKKIGEHLSAAPRAGVVGAAGE
- a CDS encoding DUF742 domain-containing protein, which produces MNGSDAAGRLVRPFTLTGGRTRPSRADFTLITSVTAVEPQPDGPTRPQPEHARILRLCARPVVVAELAAHLDLPVSVVVIMLCDLLEAGRITARSPRQISRTTDMDLLQKVRDGLGRL
- a CDS encoding substrate-binding domain-containing protein, with the protein product MNTPPASSGSARSVSATAVVAGLAAVCLLAAGCSGSGSDGSNSGSGQGAAGAGTPRIKVALITHGAKGDAFWERVQKGAQAAAAKDNVELTYASDPDAAAQADLVRDAVKNKVDGIAVTLAKPDAMKSVVSQAKAAGIPVVGLNSGIDAWRSTGLLEFFGQDESTAGRALGDKLDALKVKHALCVIHEQGNVGLEARCAGVKKTFTGETENLYVNGTDTDAVSAVIAARLNQDPSIDEVVTLGAQFALSAVKSVDQSDSKAKIATFDLNNDIVGAIKSGAVQFAVDQQPYLQGYLAVDSLWLYKSNGNFSGGGSAPVLTGPAFVTKQNIADVARFAADGTR
- a CDS encoding sensor histidine kinase — translated: MPPRKGARRRLGSIRLSLILLALVPSVLLAAMWGVTTIQMFSEGMRLRNQTELSEATGAMGTDATFALQKERTLSAEWLASPRGDRTAMDAQRKATDEAVAKLVGQTRAVQEAPDRVGERMYSVIAAAGSLEYYRGQVDHLTDISPQQVLDQYSSIIGNQIHAFQELSQVDDGDLTSQAGPLVSLEQAAELVAQEDSQLTLAWPSGHFDQKEWESYVRLVSARRWVVEDQLIQSLTGTAKTRTEAILAGPAWRTVTSIEDQVLASGTPGGGAERKITLPGRQKQWSAAIDELSLQYGSLIHDETRGLLTRSADEANSLLIKAGALSAVGLGGLVLCVVLSWRITRSLSRRLRGLRMATLGLAEERLPDVLARLNRGEKVDVESATPPLDYGHDELGQVAHAFNAAQRTAVHTAVELADTRRGFQKVILGIARQSQNLVNLQLTKLDALERAHQDPEILKGLYELDSTASQLRRYEENLVIISGERPGRSWTEPVALIDILRSAVGEVAQYQRVEVQTEEDVYLAPPAVADVIHLLAELIDNATAYSPAPSPVGVRAAMVAKGLAIEVEDRGLGMSEDDYASFNEHLSKAPQFDVVALADDLRLGMFVIARLAVRHGIHVTLRSSPYGGTTAIVLIPHEVVVRELSAPDTDLSVSKEASAEVPGPAVADRPAPERVRDTQPAAARVRTADAGSPRAGVLVGADRGAGPGGEREAERGGPARKGGLTPLPRRVPQTSLAAELWEDTEPDATSEDALEDFSAERAASSLSGFQRGTLQARDDDAEEQYDHGEDNTPQEPDAPLPDAGTPVTSTPPADR
- a CDS encoding GTP-binding protein, producing the protein MAGSDPTLNGTSAPDTVKILIAGGFGVGKTTMVGSVSEIVPLRTEEPLTAAGLGIDDLDGIEQKKATTVALDFGRITLSHELILYLFGTPGQQRFWFMWNDLSIGALGAVVLIDVRRPESSFAAIDFFERRDIPFVVGVNGFHGEHPYEPDEIREALALPEHTPVLLCDARDRDSCRDVLIALIDQLIASATPGGGNAHTA
- a CDS encoding helix-turn-helix domain-containing protein; translated protein: MTAETDWGGAPSVLRMILGRQLEELRTRAGLSFVDAGAAIGVSHSTIRRMEAAKVARLRLPDVEKLLQTYGVTDQQEIDTFLKSVREANKRGWWHNYRDVLPDWFAAYLSLEQAALQIRAYEAQFVPGLFQTADYARALLGAGNPHGSSEATDRRVALRLRRQELLTRPAPPRVWIVMDETVLRWPVGGPEVMRAQIDHLIEMNALPHVTLQIMPFGNGPHPAMRAGAFHLFRFRAPELPDIVYLSGLVGAVYLDKGDDVVVYREALDRLGAQSAPARKTEALLGAIRKEL
- a CDS encoding DUF397 domain-containing protein, whose translation is MPARELGSRGWSKPWSDDAGGACVEVKKLADGRVAVRQSTDPDSPALVFTPHEMTSFLAGVKAGDADFLL